A stretch of Onychomys torridus chromosome 2, mOncTor1.1, whole genome shotgun sequence DNA encodes these proteins:
- the Tlr4 gene encoding toll-like receptor 4 — protein MIPPFCLAGTLIMALFLSFLRPESLDPCVEVDPNITYQCMDQNLSKIPHNIPSSVKNLDLSFNPLKTLGSHSFSNFPELQLLDLSRCEIETIEDEAYQGLQLLSTLILTGNPIQNLSLGSFSGLANLQNLVAVEIKLTSLEVLPIGHLITLKKLNVAHNLIHSSKLPEYFSNLTNLEHLDLSNNYIQTISHKDLQALRENPQYNLSLELSLNPIDFIQPRAFQGIKLHELTLRSNFNSTNVMKTCIQNLEGLQVHRLILGEFKNERKVESFDRSVMEGLCNMVIDEFRLTYANEFSGDITDFNCLANVSAISLASVYLRQLEDIPKYFKWQNLAVIRCEFNQFPPLEHPFLKRLTFTSNKGTTSFKDVNLPSLTYLDLSGNGLSFRGCCSYDDFGTSILKHLNLSFNGVISMSANFMGLEQLEYLDFQHSTLKKATEFPVFLSLEKLLYLDISYTNTKIEFNGMFYGLTSLNTLKMAGNSFKDNTLSNVFTNMTNLTSLDISKCQLQQVSWGVFDTLHRLQLLNMSHNKLLILDPFHYKQLHSLKTLDCSFNHIETVKGILQHFPKNLAFLNLSNNFFACTCEHQNFLQWVKDQRLFLVNTKQMTCATPVEMKDSLVLDFRNATCYMHRTIISLSVISVLVVSTIAFLIYKFYFHLILIAGCKKYSRGESTYDAFVIYSSQDEDWVRNELVKNLEEGVPPFRLCLHYRDFIPGVAIAANIIQEGFHKSRKVIVVVSRHFIQSRWCIFEYEIAQTWQFLSSHSGIIFIVLEKVEKSLLRQQVELYRLLSRNTYLEWEDNALGRHIFWRRLKKALLDGRAWNPEETAEGENNQQEATTST, from the exons ATGATTCCTCCCTTCTGCCTGGCTGGGACACTGATAATGGCTTTGTTCCTCTCCTTCCTGAGACCAGAAAGCTTGGATCCCTGTGTGGAG GTGGATCCTAACATTACCTACCAATGCATGGATCAGAATCTCAGCAAAATCCCTCACAATATCCCCTCTTCAGTCAAGAACTTAGATCTGAGCTTCAACCCCCTGAAGACCTTAGGAAGCCATAGCTTCTCTAATTTTCCAGAACTTCAGTTGCTGGATTTATCCAG GTGtgaaattgagacaattgaaGATGAGGCATATCAGGGGTTACAGCTGCTCTCAACCTTGATACTGACAGGAAACCCTATCCAGAATTTATCCCTGGGAAGTTTTTCTGGACTAGCAAATTTACAAAATCTGGTGGCTGTGGAGATAAAACTGACTTCTCTAGAGGTCTTACCTATTGGACACCTTATAACCTTAAAGAAACTTAATGTGGCTCACAATCTTATACATTCCTCCAAGTTACCTGAATATTTTTCCAATCTGACTAACCTAGAACACTTGGACCTTTCTAATAACTATATTCAAACTATTTCCCACAAAGACTTACAGGCTTTACGTGAAAATCCCCAGTACAATCTCTCTTTAGAGCTGTCCTTGAACCCAATTGACTTTATTCAACCTCGAGCCTTTCAAGGAATTAAGCTCCATGAACTGACTCTAAGAAGTAATTTTAATAGCACAAATGTAATGAAAACTTGCATTCAAAACCTGGAAGGTTTACAAGTGCATAGGTTGATCTTGggagaatttaaaaatgaaaggaaggtagAAAGTTTTGACCGCTCTGTGATGGAAGGACTGTGCAATATGGTCATTGATGAGTTCCGGTTAACATATGCAAATGAGTTTTCAGGTGATATTACTGATTTCAATTGCTTGGCAAATGTTTCTGCAATATCTCTGGCAAGTGTGTATTTAAGACAACTAGAAGACATTCCTAAATATTTCAAATGGCAAAACTTAGCTGTCATTAGATGTGAATTTAATCAATTTCCACCTCTGGAGCACCCCTTCCTTAAACGTTTGACTTTTACTAGCAACAAAGGGACAACCAGTTTTAAAGATGTGAATCTGCCAAGCCTCACATATCTAGATCTCAGTGGAAATGGACTGAGCTTTAGGGGTTGCTGTTCTTATGATGATTTTGGAACAAGCATCCTGAAACACTTAAACCTCAGCTTCAATGGTGTCATCAGTATGAGTGCAAACTTCATGGGTTTAGAACAGCTGGAATACCTGGATTTTCAGCATTCTACTTTAAAGAAGGCCACAGAATTCCCAGTGTTCTTATCTCTTGAAAAACTGCTTTATCTTGACATCTCTTATACTAACACCAAAATTGAGTTCAATGGCATGTTTTATGGCTTGACCAGTCTCAACACCTTAAAAATGGCTGGCAATTCTTTCAAAGACAACACTCTTTCAAATGTCTTCACAAATATGACAAACTTGACATCCCTGGATATTTCTAAATGCCAATTACAACAGGTATCTTGGGGAGTGTTTGACACACTCCATAGACTTCAGTTACTAAATATGAGTCATAACAAACTATTGATTTTGGATCCATTCCATTATAAACAGCTGCACTCCCTCAAGACTCTTGATTGCAGTTTCAATCACATAGAGACCGTCAAAGGAATACTGCAACATTTTCCAAAGAATCTAGCCTTCTTAAAtctttctaataatttttttGCTTGTACATGTGAACATCAGAACTTCCTGCAGTGGGTCAAGGACCAGAGGCTGTTCTTAGTGAACACTAAACAAATGACATGTGCAACACCCGTAGAAATGAAGGACTCCTTGGTGTTGGATTTTAGGAATGCCACCTGTTATATGCACAGGACCATCATCAGTTTGTCAGTGATCAGTGTCCTTGTGGTATCCACTATAGCGTTTCTGATTTACAAATTCTATTTTCACCTGATACTTATTGCTGGCTGTAAAAAGTACAGCAGAGGTGAAAGTACCTATGATGCCTTTGTCATCTACTCCAGCCAGGATGAGGACTGGGTGAGAAATGAGTTGGTAAAGAATTTAGAAGAAGGGGTGCCCCCCTTTCGGCTCTGCCTCCACTACAGAGACTTTATTCCTGGTGTAGCCATCGCTGCCAACATCATCCAGGAAGGCTTCCACAAGAGCCGGAAGGTTATAGTGGTGGTGTCTAGACACTTTATCCAAAGTCGCTGGTGTATCTTTGAATATGAGATTGCTCAGACATGGCAGTTTCTGAGCAGCCACTCTGGCATCATCTTCATTGTCCTGGAGAAGGTGGAGAAGTCTCTGCTGAGGCAACAGGTGGAGCTGTATCGCCTTCTCAGCAGGAACACATACCTAGAGTGGGAGGACAATGCTCTGGGGAGGCACATCTTCTGGAGAAGGCTTAAAAAAGCTCTGTTGGACGGGAGAGCCTGGAATCCAGAAGAAACAGCAGAGGGAGAAAACAATCAACAAGAAGCAACAACTTCCACCTGA